acGAGCTGCCAATTGAAGATCCACCCTGTTATTCACCAAGTTAGGGAATCTATCAACAAATGCATCAATTCAAAAAAACATTAACTCAAAAGGGTATACTTCAAACCTTGTAACGTGGACAACCCCAAAAAATTCTCCCAGCATTCTTCGTAGTTCTCGCCACTTTGGTTACAGCAACATCACCACAATAACAAGTAGGGATTATCCCACCTCCTTTCACACCACAACCATGGGACCACCGAGAAGATCCTTTGCCCCAACTTTTCGAACACGACGAACACCCTTCGGAAGAAGCCATTCGTATCTCAAAGACCAATTTCTCTGCAACTCAAACCCTAACCTCTGATTTCTTAACCACAGTAATATACACACGTTTACCCTCTCACAGCCACGTATTACCCTTACACAGCCACGTAATACCCTCACACAGCCACGTAGCAAACTTTAGTCCACCCTGTCAGTTGGcccgttaaaaaattaacgccgttaccgaaaaggatttaattgcacactttttacaaaaattgggaccacattgaacttctaaaaaaacGTAGGACCCAATTGAACATTTGGCCCCTTTCGAGggacaaaaagaggtattaaacctaataacAATGACTAATAGAAAATGTTAATCactgttaatttttttagttaaataggTTCACTTGTAATATAATTCTAAATGACATGATCATATATTATGAGTCTctttatctaaattttaaaataatttttgtaaaataaaaaatatttctatacatttttttaacttttcagtGCAGTGGCAATTTTCAAAGagtcacattttttttatttttttggggACAGTAGCAGAGAAAGTCACTATTTTGTAATTGggctttaaattttaaacaaaatgttAAAAAGTTTTAGGTTAGAAAACGGGTCTCAATTTCAACCCAATGCCCTACATCTGGCACCACCACGAGAGGCGCAGCTGCGTGAGTCACCGCCGCGAGAAGTGTCACCACAAGTAACATTACAGTGAGAAGCGCCGCCGAAGTCTTACGGGTTGAAGCGCGATTTTGACTAATTGCTCTTATCCCTTTCTCTCACTACTTTctgtccatttttttttatctcagtATTTGAAGCCAGAGTTgaagattttattatttgaattgtgAGGAAGATTGATCAAAGAAACTGAGACAAAAATGAAGATGGTAACTGCTTTCACCGGCAACATGAAGGTGATTAATTTTAACTAGGTCCTTCGGCTATGTAATTTTGCATTGTGTTTTTTGAAAGGGATCACATTCCTCAATGGTTAAATAGGTCTGTGATATAGACTACAACTGGgttatttttcaaattcaatttttatagcTGTTTTTATTGTATTCTCAGAGAGCTGCTGCTGGGCTTAAACGCATTAATCTTGATGGTCTCCGATGGCGGGTTTTTGATGCACAAGGCCAGGTGATCTGCAGTCTTTTCGTGTTTCTTCCCTTCAAAGCTAAGATAGAGTGGCTACATGTCATGACATGATATTTTGATGTCAACTTAAAGCAGTTTTCTAGTGTCTATGATTTTAGAAAGTAAGCTCCTTTTGAACTTAAAGCTCACCTCAATGTCATAGTTTCATTTTTGGGTATGCTTGGAAGACGGATTGGAAATAAATGGAATAGGTCTAAATGGAATAGAATCACATCAATTGTCATCATTTGGTTTGTTAGAATAGAAAATACATCTATTTCTACCCCTTATGACAGAATTGGGTGGAACAAAATTATTATCCATTCTCGTTATAATTCTGTCCAAAACCCTAACATTGGGTTTCACTTTTTCCTATTCCATGATATATTCAACTGCATGATAATTTTCTTCTGTTGTATTTCATATCATCCTGTTCCATTATACccataattagaaaattaagtATCCAAGCATAACCTGTGAGATTTTATATGCATAACTTTTGGCTTTTTCACAGTGCCAAATAAAATGTGAGAAATTAGGTTAATGAAGGGCATTGCAAAAGTTAGCTTGTTGCCTTGCATGGCATGTATGACTAGGATTGAGAGTCAAACCCTCTGAAGAGTTATCAATGGATTCAGAAGTTAATTTCATGCAGGATTCATTTGATAACCATCCAGAATGAATATAGATCTTTTGCAATATCTagttataaaacaaattaagaagGATCATATATCTTGTCTCAATTATCAGGAGTTGTTATCACCGATTAAGTTGCAACTGATACACTTTTGATTGGCATTTGTAGTGCAGTCGACTACTGAACAATTTGCATATTTGATATTTTGCTGATACCAATGCTCCTTTGAAATAGGTCCTTGGGAGGTTAGCATCTCAAATCGCTACTGTAGTTCAAGGAAAAGATAAACCAACTTACACCCCTAATCGTGATGATGGAGATATGTGCATTGTTCTTAATGCAAAGGATGTTTGTGTGACTGGGAGAAAACTCACACAAAAGGTCTACTACTGGCATACAGGGCAAGTTCTATGCATTTGTACTATAAGTTAGAAGtgatgaaatatattatttattttcactttttgcTGTCATactataaaataaatcctttttTGTAGTTAAGATGGCAATCTTCTAAGAAATTCTTCATAGTTTATTGCATTCCTGTTGTTTATTTGGTTTCTTATGCTCCTTAGACTTCCTTAGTTTTCAGTTTTGTTCATCCTATTTTGACATAAAGTCATGGTATGTAGCTATATTGGCCACCTCAAGAAAAGGACTCTAAAGGATCAAATGACCCTAGACCCTACTGAAGTCATTCGCAAAGCTGTTCTGCGTATGCTGCCCAGAAACAAACTACGTGATGTAAGTGATATATTCACCaatgattttggaattttaaGCTCAATAACGAATTTCATTACTAGCGTGAACAAGGTTATTTTCATGTTTGGCTTGGATATTATTTGTGAGAATCCCATTTgagaaaaaaccaaaaaccctTGAGCAGTGTACTTTGACATTTTAAAAATGGTGACCCAGAAGTAATTCCTGCTGTTCCAAAAGGGATTGACAGGTAGCTGCTGTGATGGACAAAACCCAATAGTTTTCTGAAAATATCCATTGTagcaacatttttaaatttcgTTTGCCAAGTGCATCTcatgatttataaaaaaaaacatctctACTATTATACTTCCAAAAGGTATAAAACCCAAacaaactcaaaattttaaaattatattctttcAGCATCAGTTCTTTCAATTTTCTTTGTTCTACAATCTAACCTAAACAGTCTTATTATCATTTGAAGtatcaaaattgaatattaCCGCCTTGTACCCTAAAATCACAAccatgtttagagttttatcctCATCTCATGGAAGAATCAATATTTACTGGAACAAGACGTATGAgtcttttctattttaattatggATGCTGAATGGAAGTCTCTTGGCAATCTTATTGCACATTTTGTTATCATTTACAGTAAATTAGGAAATGGAAAGTTCATTTAATCATTTCCGTTTCAACAAAACAGGAGCAAGTGATCATATTTTCTAAGAAAACATCACTAGGGAAACTTGCACCTGTGAACCTTAAAAAATTGtgaggaaaaaaatatatcaatgttATAACTAAATATTcctttgaatgattttttttcttttttttgacAGGGTAATTAGAAAGGTTTTACTAAAGGGAAATACCTTTACCAATGTCCTTTACCAATGAAGTACACAAAAGTATTGAACCTTAAAAAATTGTGAAGAAAAAAGCATATCAATGTTATAACTAAATTTTCCTTTGAAagaatgcttttctttttttgacAGGGTAATTAGAAAGGTTATATACTAAAAGGAAAGATTTTGCAATTGTAACGTTTAGCAATGAAGTGcataaaaaagtttttaacCCATGACCACTTTTGTGGTCTTGTGATGTTCGATTTACTTGTTGCACTAGGTGCCAAACCCCTTATTGACTACTTCATAAATTGTTCATTCTAGTTATCATTTGCATTAGGTGTCAAACCCTCTATTGACTACTTCATGAATTGTTCCTTCTAGTTATCATTTAATCCAATAGTATTGCTTTTAGTACTTTATTAACATTTGGTTTCGGAAATAGAGACTAGGATTGACAGACGACATTATCAGTATATACAAAATCATCAGGTCATTATCATAAATGTTACACAAAATCATTGTATCATTATCATATACGTTACGAAATGAATAATCAAGTATCTTTTGCTAAAGGATATTTATCTTATTAGCTTGtggttttgaattgtttttattttattttgttcgaTGTAGTATTCAAGAGCTGCACTTCTAAGTTGCATTTACTTGCATTATTGTTAATGGATACAGGACAGGGATCGAAAATTAAGGATTTTTCCTGGCAG
The Vigna angularis cultivar LongXiaoDou No.4 chromosome 5, ASM1680809v1, whole genome shotgun sequence genome window above contains:
- the LOC108339071 gene encoding uncharacterized protein LOC108339071, translated to MASSEGCSSCSKSWGKGSSRWSHGCGVKGGGIIPTCYCGDVAVTKVARTTKNAGRIFWGCPRYKGGSSIGSSCNFFKWCVEENVDEKDCTMVRRISQLENAVKDLQKMMKMLVVALCVCIVVCLVMFRFCLG
- the LOC108338926 gene encoding uncharacterized protein LOC108338926 isoform X1 encodes the protein MKMVTAFTGNMKRAAAGLKRINLDGLRWRVFDAQGQVLGRLASQIATVVQGKDKPTYTPNRDDGDMCIVLNAKDVCVTGRKLTQKVYYWHTGYIGHLKKRTLKDQMTLDPTEVIRKAVLRMLPRNKLRDDRDRKLRIFPGSEHPFGDRPLEPYVMPPRSVREMRPRKRRAMIRAQKKAEQQQQNADGKKGKNGEARKKLHEDTILLKEDVQAFSFCFSVDSFINAKTKPSATMPEMSKGFRTP
- the LOC108338926 gene encoding uncharacterized protein LOC108338926 isoform X3; the encoded protein is MKMVTAFTGNMKRAAAGLKRINLDGLRWRVFDAQGQVLGRLASQIATVVQGKDKPTYTPNRDDGDMCIVLNAKDVCVTGRKLTQKVYYWHTGYIGHLKKRTLKDQMTLDPTEVIRKAVLRMLPRNKLRDDRDRKLRIFPGSEHPFGDRPLEPYVMPPRSVREMRPRKRRAMIRAQKKAEQQQQNADGKKGKNGEARKKLHEDTILLKEDGIFILLFSGLVH
- the LOC108338926 gene encoding uncharacterized protein LOC108338926 isoform X2; translated protein: MKMVTAFTGNMKRAAAGLKRINLDGLRWRVFDAQGQVLGRLASQIATVVQGKDKPTYTPNRDDGDMCIVLNAKDVCVTGRKLTQKVYYWHTGYIGHLKKRTLKDQMTLDPTEVIRKAVLRMLPRNKLRDDRDRKLRIFPGSEHPFGDRPLEPYVMPPRSVREMRPRKRRAMIRAQKKAEQQQQNADGKKGKNGEARKKLHEDTILLKEDGAHTDCHSNGKPSVSKA